The Ananas comosus cultivar F153 linkage group 20, ASM154086v1, whole genome shotgun sequence region CAGAGAATAATCATCCCAATCATAGCCACGGTACTAACACGTGGACTCCACTTTCGCGGGGCCCACATGTCATACTCAAGGATCCGTGGCATATCACCGTTACACCGAATGAAATGCGTCGTCTTCGTCGCCTCCTCTCACACTCCCCCGGTCTATATAAACCCGTCGACTCATCCCctcctatctctctctactaccTCTCTAATGGCGATGGCGATGGCGATGGCGAAGGAGCCCTTGCTCCGACTCCGCGCCGCGGCGAACGAAGCCCTAGCCGAGTACGAGCCCGTCGCGCTCGTCCTCGCCCCTCTCCTCGCGCTCCTCCTCGCCCGCGCCCTCCACTCCGCCCTCGCCGTGCTCCACGAGAAGGGGATCCAGGGCGCCGTGCTAGGGTTTCTCATGAGCTCCGCGAagtaacctctctctctctccctctctttctcattAGATTGGGATAATTAATGGCTAATTTGGTGGTTAATCCTCTTTTCGATCGGTTGGATCAGGTTGATTCCCGGAGTGAGCGGCTACATCGAATCGGAGAAGAGGAAGGTTCGTGATCACTCGAATCTTTTTTAGTGAATTCGATTGTTGTGATTAGAGAAATCTAAGTTACTGTGCTGTGGACCTCGCGTGCATGAGTAGGTTATTTTGTTCAAGTTGGTATTGAATGGGAAGGGGAATAATAGTAGTTGTTTAAAACGAATGGAAATAGTAGAGTTATCTAGGATTCTAGATCCCTCGATCTTTGTGCCAAATTGAGAgaaacctcctcctcctcctcctcttcttttaATTGGCCATGGCTTTTATAGTTTGTGTCAGAGTTTGAGAATGTACTTTTGCCCAAACAAACCCTCATTTATGGTTCAGAGGTCCACAGAACCAAAAAGCATTTTAGAAACTTCCTCCTACAATGGTAAGAAATGGTGATGGGAACCACCACCAGAAAAGTGAAAATTGTGGGCCATGCATTTTGTTGGTAGGTGAAGAGTGTTTTTTTGCTACTGTCCAAAGtgaggggtaaaaaaaaaaaaagaggagcttTTGAGCCCCAAATTAAAAGCTCTATTTGAAAATTTCCCCTCTACTGCAACAGGAAACTATTCATTCTTTTTAAATAGCAACTGTTATACCGAAATTACTATGATACAGCTACATCATAATATTTAGAATGGAATTTAGCGGAGCGAGTTCATAGCATCCGCTTTAGCTCGCTAAAATGGGCGCTATAAAACAGGGCCGAAAAGGACGCTATGAGCTCAAAAGCTTGAAAATTGCAAACATGTCAAAATGTCTTATCCTGTCGggctttaaaattaaataaaatgatcaaaatccTATAAATAGGTTATagattttctgtttttcttttgtccttttggtttgctaaatcataatattttaaaattattcttctAGATAATGAGATTAAATATGCCTTGCAGTACTAGAAAGAGGTAATGTCTAGTTatcttttctttaaaatcaTATGTACTTTCTATAAGGAATATAGCATATTAAGTAATTTTTTGTAAAAGCCGTTATAGGTTCGTGGCACCCGATATGGCGCTTGCTATCTACTTTCTATTATGAGAACCCCTAAATGCTATATACCCACTATCAGCTACTTACAACCTTAAAGCTATTGGAGAACTTTAACAAAACTATCGGTGTTACCAGGAACAACTTTACTCAAGAAGCAACTTTGTGGAATCATCAACAATGCCATTCAGACCATTAAAACACATGATTTGTttgtatgccatgcatgcatgttcaaTGTATTACACAGACTTAACTGAATTGAAACTAATGGATTTCTATTGCTGGTTTTGTACTGTTTTTGTAGCTGTTTAGTAAGTTTATTACTTAAACACTTTGCTCTAACTACTGTTCTTGGCATCTTCTACTAGGTTGTTGACAAGTTGCAGTCAGGAAGCAAGTCTCAAAGAGAGAACTGGAGAACCGAGTTACCGATTGTTGGGCTTAGTGAAGGAGCAATTCAGGAActtaaagaagcaaaagctAAAGATGTGGTTTGGCAAGGCAAATGCTCTGGTACAGTGTACGTCtgctattaaaaatttagaagatcAGCAGATGCCGCAAAATCACCCGATCCGTTTCCAATAAATTAAATGCTCATCAATCTTTTCATGCTGCAGATATATTGCTGGAAATGAGTCTGATGGCCATTTTGCGCTGATAAACGAGGCATATTCAATGTAAGTTGAGACAACATGGCGCAGTCTTAATACTTTTCAGTCCATCACTGTGTCCCTGATTTAAAATTGACCAACCTGACCTAGATTGGGTTATATTCAGATTAAAATTAGTTTTGCAAGGAAACAAATGTGAATATCTGTTGGACAATGTCAGCTATTCATGTTGTATTCGATATTATTATGGTAGTTATCATATCGATTATCTTAATTCAGGTTTTCACACACCAATCCGCTACACCAGGATGTGTTCCAGAGTGTGGCACGTTTTGAGGCGGAGGTGGTTGCGATGACAGCTGCTCTTCTTGGCAGCAAGGAAAAGACATCTGGAGGGCAAATTTGTGGCAACATGACATCAGGAGGGACAGAAAGCATACTATTGGCTGTTAAAACATCTCGTGACTATATGAGGTCGAAGAAGGGAATTACTAAACCAGAAATGTGAGTCATAAGTGGTGTTGTTTCTATGAAATTTAGTCTTTGCAATTTGATCTGAACTTCAATTTTGTCTTTAGAATTTCAATCGTAACAATCTTGAATCCCATTTTGATTTCACTCTCACTGTCAATTCGACAATTTGGTCCCTCATGTTTAATCACGATTTCCAATTTAGTCGTTAAGGTTTCTATTTTAAATAAGTGAAGTCTTACAATGTTGGTTACATGGTGCTTTTTGCAGCTAATATTCCTGTAGAAAGACTATATTGTTATGCATTACAAGCTTCAGGGGCTGATTTGTTATAATGAAACTATGAGGATGAAAGTGAGACTAGGTCAAAATTCAggactaaatttgtaattaacccTGTTCATATTTGTCTTGCTCTCTTGCTAATTGGCTAACTTAACAGGATAATACCTGAATCAGCACATTCTGCATATGACAAGGCTGCACAATATTACAACATCAAGCTGTGGCGTGTACCCGTAAACAAGAACTTTGTTGCAGACGTTAAAGGAATAAAGCAACGCATCAACAGAAACACCATACTGGTATTTTACTCGTCCTCCACTCTTGTACCACACTCCGTATGTTTCTGTTGATCAGGAGTGTGGTTTAATATCATTATTGCACTATTGATCTAAGTAAACAAGAATTATGGTATAGCTTACAGTATCAGTTTCTCATAAAATGGATTAATGATTAGATTTTCAACACTAACGTGCTTTTCTTGTTCCAGATTGTTGGTTCTGCACCCGGATTTCCACATGGCATTATCGATCCCATAGAAGTATGTTGAATTGTGGACATCCTCCAAAAAAATTTCGACTGCGTCACGGTATTTGTTTGTGGAGTTTTTGCCTCCTTTGTTACTTACTCGATAGTATGATTTTTGCAACTTAGGAGCTTGGAGAACTGGCGTCATCTTATGGTATTTGCCTGCATGTTGATCTTTGCCTTGGTGGCTTCGTTTTGCCATTTGCTCGTAAGCTTGGGTATTTATTCTTAGCGGGATAATCCATTGCATTCGGTTACACTCAACATCTTATGTTTTTATGTTCTACTCCACTTTTATCATTGTTGCACTTTAATAATAGTTGGaaccaaatagaaaataataaacacATTGTATATGAGATCTCAAGTGGGTTTCGTCTTCATCTTCAAATAAAGAGTTAATCTGAGAGTTTCCTAGCATGCCGGCGTGTACATGACATGTTTAGAATGCTAAATTGGTCTCATCTTAGAACCTAGATTAAATGCTAACCGCATTCTGAATTTTCAAGTGTGGAAGTGAAGATCAGAGCTCGAATCATGAGGCCACAAAAGCAAAAATTTACTTGGGTATATTGATGTCAAGTATACCTCATGTAACAAACCATAACTTCTACTTATATTGTGAGAGGCAATTCATTAAGTAGTGGATGCAATAGTAGATGACCTTTTAGTGTTTTGTTGACATTTTGGTAATGGTATTTGTATGCATATAATGAAACATTGTGATCTATTCATTATTCAGCGCtttaatttagtttcaaatttgaagAAGTGGAGAAGGGACATGAATTCAGGTTTTTGACTAGTACTATTGAGGAAAACACATGGCATGTTACAGCAGAAATGAAAGTTGACACAGCatcaatggaaaaaaaaaaaaaaaaacttgaagaGGAAAGAGCATTATTTACAAGAAAGAACAGACAAAACAGTGCTGGTTGCTGATGAGTGAACTCCATAGCTTTAGATTTTTAAGAACCACTTGAATTGTTAGTTGCACTGCCAATGTAATGTACTCTGCACTACACACTTCATTCTTTTCTTATGAAGATATGATGACACATAGTGATCTAATTTTCGTACTAGTAGTCTAGGTCCATTTCCAGAATGATTCCTATCGGCAACATGTGCTGTCATATAGATGCTTTAAGATAACCAGTAGTAGTTTATTGCATCATTCCGTAAGTTTTGCATTTTTACCTTCTAATTTATGTTTTCCCGCAAAGGCCATACGACTGTAGTTTTAAACAGTTTGTATTATGCAGGTATCCACTTCCACCTTTCGATTTCTCTGTGAAAGGAGTTACATCCATTTCAACAGATGTCCATAAGTATGGATTAGCTCCTAAGGGCACGAGTATAGTTCTTTACAGAAATCATGAAATTAGAAAGGTAAAATATCTATCTGCTTACGCTGAGCTATAAATCTCTTCCGTAGTTCGAAGGAAACATACTGAATTTTTTGAGGGCATCTAAAAACTATTTCAGAAATTCTTTAGATGTAGATTATTGAAGATTGAAGAACTCTATGACTTCATTATCGATGGGTACTAATTCATTATTCATTTTGTTTGCTTTGCACTATCGACTATTGGTGATATCTTCAACAGCATCAATTTGTTGCCGGTAAGTAATTGTCCTTTACATGATTTTTGaagaattattgttattattatttttccttctgTTCTGAAGCATGCTACTTTCTGAAGGTTTTCAGTTTCATCCAAATTGAAAATTGGTTGCTAGTTGGACTCATTCGCAAATTAGCTGATCAATCACTCTATTTTCTTAATTAGGTTAGGTAGCCTAAAATCAAGAGATAGTATAGTTGGACTCATTCACAAATTATCTGATCAATCAGTCTATTTTCTTAATTAGGTTAGGTAGGCTAAAATCAACAGATATGAACTTTTTTAAGGCAACAGAAAGGATGAAAACTGAATAAAATAAATGCTAAGTTATGACCTGATGATGATACTCTTATCTAGGAAATATTTCTTCCTTGTGGTTGACTAATACAAAAAAACAACAACTTTGATTGGTGTaaggtggttttttttttattgaaattttgtttttataaaataaatatctaatGCAACTCCTTTCTTTTTCATTCATGGCCTTATCTCCTTGTTACAGTAACTGAGTGGTCAGGCGGGCTGTACGTTTCCCCTACGATGGCAGGAAGCCGGCCTGGTGGATTAATCGCCGGGGCTTGGGCCGCTATGATGTCACTAGGCCTGAACGGTAAACAAtaacttgtttttctttttttcctttatttccaACTGAACTTGATTAATACAAAGTTTCACTACAATGCTTAAAACAAAAGTTGCACCTCCCCTGTTATCTTATTATTAGGATACTTGGAAAATACGAGACAGATAATGGAAGTAGCGAAGAAGATACAGAAAGGGTAAATTGCGACAAAAAGTTTCACTTCATTTTCATTTGTGAATGAAAAACTCAAGATGTTCTTAACATCAGAGACCTGTCCACAGGATAGAGGAGATTCCACAGTTGTTTATCGTTGGAAAACCGCACATGACTGTGATAGCTTTCGGCTCGAATGTCCTCGACATCTTTGAGGTGAACGATATAATGTCGTCGAAAGGGTGGCACCTGAGTGCTTTGCAGAGACCTAACAGGTAAACCCTAGTTTTTACTACCTATTGTTTAATCTCGTGCGATGCATGACAAAGAAAAGCTAAAAAgcaatttcatttaaaaaaatatcttcttTCCCCCCACACCCCCCCCAACATAaaaaaccttttcttttcttcttttttttttttttctgttttggaaACATGATACTGCTTTCAATTTTGCAACTTAAGATCAATTTTCAACTTTTAGGCCAAATTGTCCCTACGCTGTGGGGCGGAGATGCACAATTTCAAATGTGCGCAGTGATAAAAACAATTCATTGACGAATGTTTTTCGAGATTAAATGATAGTTtttgtgtgcgcgcgcgcgcgcaatAAGGTCTATAAAGGACTATTGGAAAACTTTATGTATCTATAGAAAATTATAATGCACGGTATAAAGGATAAATCAAAGTAGAATGCTACGGAGACCATGATTGTAGCGAACTAGAGATTGAGATGAATTAAATAAACCGAGAATATCGTCCGTGCACTCTGCTAATGTTTGATCTTTATTGGACTacctaaatttttatatttattctacATTAATGTTAAATTGTTTATAACATCTAACAAATCACTTCTTCGCTCAGCCTTCATATTTGCGTGACCCTTCAACACGTTACTGTTTTCGAAGACTTCCTCAACGATCTAAAAGATTCTGTTAAAATTGtaagcgctctctctctctctctctctctctctctctctctctctcgttttttttttgtttaattattttctgCAATCCTCTTTACATTTATTTTGCCTCCCCTTTACTTAATTCTCTGCGCTGTTCTATGGCTTCTCTTTTAGGTAAAAGAGAACCCCGGCCCGATAGACGGAGGGATGGCTCCGATCTACGGTGCGGCAGGGAAGATGCCGGACCGAGGAATGGTGCGGGATTTGTTGGTGGAATTCATGGATGGCACTTGCTAGGTGAGCTATTGAGCTCTACACAAACATCATACAACACCATCTTTTATTCTTCATCTCTATTTCTGTTAACCACATTTACAATAAAAACATGTGCTGAATATCTCCAAGTGATTTCTATTTATTCACTCCCTGTGTTAGCATATAACCGAATGGGTATAAAATTGTAACATGTTGTACATGTTAATCTGTGTATTTTCATTTCTACTCCTGTTGCCACATTTACAATAAACATATGCTGAATAGCTTTTAGTGATTTCTATTTGTTTACTCCCGTGTTAGCATATAGTCAAATGGGCATAGATTGTAACGTGTCGTACATGATGATCTGTGTATCTGCGCTGCTTGACTTGTTTATACAATGGTAAATGCAATTTCATATCCGTGCTGATGAATCCCATTGAGTGGTTTTATGTCCTTGGATGTTTCTGTGTTGAAATTTAATGCTAAACTTAATTCTCTGTTCGTATGGTAATGCAATTTCATATCTGTGCTGTTGTGTGTCCTTGAATGTTTCAGTGTTGAAACTTACGACTAAACTTAATTCTCTATTCGAATGTTACCTTACAATCCCCATAAGCTTTTGGATTGTACTTCTAGAATCGGGATCCAATAACCACTACTGGATgtgagtagggatgcaaacggatctgGATTGGTGGAGCTCACACGCCAATCCGCCCCGAATTGGGCAGTAAACGAGAGAAAATAAACTGAAACAAGAATAATTTTATGATCCGAGATGAATTTGGGAAGAAATTTTGACCCGTCCCGAATCCGTCccgaaaactatttatattttaaaaaaatattcctaaaaaataatatatttacaaacaaggtttaaaatacaaataatttattgctttcatttttcatgtatttaaaatttttgaattttattttgaattgtgattaacatttttaatttttataattgatattattaattatatatataatattattaaaaattattattttatattttataaaatattaataatattataattttataaaaaatattagttcgTGGGGCAGATTCGGAAACCGGCGGGAGGCAGGTTacgaggcggggcggattatggaATATAACTTTTAATCCGTCACGAATTCGAGACGGGAGGTGGGGCGGAAGGCGGGACAGGGCTCTTACCCCCAGATCCGTCCCGTTTTGTATCCCTAGATGTGAGTTGAATTGGTCGTTCGATGGAGCCACAGAAGTTTAAGCAATTGGATTATTCTACGAGGATCCATGCCCAACAATCTGGGTAATAGGAAAGTCGGACTGTTTGGGCTTGTTCGGCTTCGATAAAGGcttttttaaaagtgttatttgattaaaactattttaaaaagtatagaGTATATTTTCATTAGAATTATCTAACGGCTTCATATTACTGCAGTAAGTGGTGTCAATATCTTATTTACCGTGGGGTACATTAAAATTACCAATTTTTGAGCTATACGAATATTAGACAAATAGtgttgaaaattataaaatttaatttttaaaaattttaaataatctaattcatgttatggtatTGTACTccgatttggatattttaaaTAACACGGGAATAAACAGCTCTGCTCTTTTTTCCATTGTTGCTTAACTCAATATATTAGTACGTGTAAGTCtaaggaaaatttttttttcttatggtAAACTTGAATTTGCCCCCTTATAATGAGCGTCTCTTCACTTTACCAATCTTTAGTTTAAAAATGTTGCACTTAATTATtctataatatagtatatttttacatttttattttctaatttaaaagatatacttaactatcttataattttattatttttattttactataaaaatcTACTACCAAATAGGATACTattctatacttttttaaaaaaattattttattattctatttgagATTGATTTTTTTCGTTgaaacaaaagtaaaattataaaataattaaatgttattttttaaattatggaatatcaaaatataaataagctatgccACGGAGTAAAGATTTGGCCTTTCTCttattaaggcttagtttgatattgatatctatctaacgctattagataaaataaaatgaagttgagaaaaaaaaaagtaggaatatATTTCTGTATTCTCCGAtaggaccgtagaaaatatatcataaccaactCATCGtgatatatgaaaaataatattatgtacggaaacaaacagaatatttttctaacgtactttctcaccgcacgtaacataatctccccgcaatcccaaacaaagGCTAAACCCTGTTCATCCTTTTCTTCAAGAGTATCCAATTACCCAACAACGACGACCCCAACCCCGAGTCAGGTTTAAACTTTAAACCCCATGCTGATGCGGTGGACCACTGTTTAGTGTTCACCCTGTCTCTCTCTGCCACTATTCAGCGCTGTggccactttctctctctacccgtgagtgttttttttttttttttttttttttttttttttttttttagtgaactTCGAATATTACTTCTATAATTTCgtaatttctcactttaatactatatgatttaaagtatattaagttagtattatgtaattttatttttatcttttcgtcagctttttcgttaatattttattaaattatatacaaaaaaatttcagataccgtacataggtttatcgaatattcactttagtattctttagccttaattttgtcactgatttaacgaaaaatattaataaaattgataataaaaaaataaaaatgaaaccatatatcattaaattgatacattttaaaccacaggtactaaagtgataaagtgcgaaagcacaaggtggtatttgaagttttttttttttttttaagctaaattacacctttggtcctcaaactatgaggtatAGTTTTAGTTTCCAAATTTTAGTTTGTCgcaatttttatctcaaattataatttaatttaatttgctaaattttgataaataattgatatacaataataataatattttattattattattatatcatcaATCACAACATTTTATATCACTTTAACATTAATAATTTGACAATATTTAatcaataatataaaattaaattgtgtAACTTGATTGCTAAAAACCAAGGGACTTGAGCTAGAAACTAAAGATCAATTCGGATTGGCTCTTGTTCGTTTAGAAAATGCGGTTAGAGGAACTATATGTGGAGCAATCAGGCATAAATTGATACCGACTCCTCAAAATTTGGTAACTTCAACTTCATTAACAACTACTTATGAATCGTTTTTTGGCCCACACATTGTATCTCAAGTTTTGGATCGAAAAAATCCATCGACACAAATCGTTCACCCTTTATCTGAAGTTTTGGATCGAACAAATCCATCGACACAAATCGTTCAccctttttctcaaattttagatcGAACTAATCTATCGGCACAAATCATTTATGAATGGAAATTGAGTTAGAACTAAAATTTGAGAATCACAATATAgcgagttaatttcatacaggttcctgtaaacataataaatgataaatatatccctacaaagttcaactttcatatgttgtccctataaaaattttaatattttcaaaaatatccatctggtttattaccgttaaagaaccgttagaaaaccgtttatattttcaattttaccatcacaaatatatctctccaaaaatcataacaatataatataagagggataaaaatgtcaaaaattaatcagAATAAAGTATtcaatctatggttaactaaaattttccaACGAATTTTAACggaagg contains the following coding sequences:
- the LOC109725774 gene encoding sphingosine-1-phosphate lyase, with amino-acid sequence MAMAMAMAKEPLLRLRAAANEALAEYEPVALVLAPLLALLLARALHSALAVLHEKGIQGAVLGFLMSSAKLIPGVSGYIESEKRKVVDKLQSGSKSQRENWRTELPIVGLSEGAIQELKEAKAKDVVWQGKCSGTVYIAGNESDGHFALINEAYSMFSHTNPLHQDVFQSVARFEAEVVAMTAALLGSKEKTSGGQICGNMTSGGTESILLAVKTSRDYMRSKKGITKPEMIIPESAHSAYDKAAQYYNIKLWRVPVNKNFVADVKGIKQRINRNTILIVGSAPGFPHGIIDPIEELGELASSYGICLHVDLCLGGFVLPFARKLGYPLPPFDFSVKGVTSISTDVHKYGLAPKGTSIVLYRNHEIRKHQFVAVTEWSGGLYVSPTMAGSRPGGLIAGAWAAMMSLGLNGYLENTRQIMEVAKKIQKGIEEIPQLFIVGKPHMTVIAFGSNVLDIFEVNDIMSSKGWHLSALQRPNSLHICVTLQHVTVFEDFLNDLKDSVKIVKENPGPIDGGMAPIYGAAGKMPDRGMVRDLLVEFMDGTC